One stretch of Castor canadensis chromosome 14, mCasCan1.hap1v2, whole genome shotgun sequence DNA includes these proteins:
- the LOC109678342 gene encoding olfactory receptor 7A10-like yields MDLENNTHISVFLLLGISEDPTIQPVLFGLFLSMYLITVLGNLLIIMATISDSHLHTPMYFFLSNLSFVDICFPSTTVPKMLINIQIQTKVITYADCITQMLFFTLFITLDIFLLTVMAYDRCVAICHPLHYTITMNPRFCVQLLQASWIASVPNSLIHSLLVLRLSFCAHSEIPHFFCEVNQVVHCACSDTFVNDLLMYFTSLILGGGPFAGILYSYVKIFTSIHTISSAQGKHKAFSTCASHLSVVFLFYCTILGVYLSSSTSQDLYSSARASVMYTVVTPMLNPFIYSLRNKDVKRALKRLFEREIISMPFVLRLNKCP; encoded by the coding sequence ATGGATTTAGAGAACAACACTCATATATCAGTATTTCTGCTTCTGGGAATTTCAGAGGACCCCACAATCCAGCCAGTCCTCTTTGGActgttcctgtccatgtacctgATCACTGTgcttgggaacctgctcatcatcatggccaccatctcagactcccacctgcacacacccatgtacttcttcctctccaacttATCCTTTGTGGACATCTGCTTCCCCTCCACCACTGTCCCAAAGATGCTGATAAACATCCAGATACAGACCAAGGTCATCACCTATGCAGACTGTATCACCCAAATGCTTTTTTTCACACTCTTTATAACATTGGACATCTTTCTGttgactgtgatggcctatgaccgctgtGTGGCTATCTGTCACCCCCTGCATTACACAATCACCATGAATCCCAGGTTCTGTGTGCAGCTGCTCCAGGCATCCTGGATAGCAAGTGTCCCTAATTCCCTGATACATAGCTTACTAGTGCTGCGACTGTCCTTCTGTGCTCACTCGGAAATCCCacactttttctgtgaagttaatCAGGTGGTCCACTGTGCCTGTTCTGACACCTTTGTTAATGATCTGCTGATGTATTTTACATCTCTAATACTGGGTGGTGGTCCCTTTGCTGGCATTCTTTACTCATACGTTAAGATATTTACTTCTATTCATACAATCTCCTCAGCTCAGGGGAAGCATAAGGCATTTTCCACCTGTGCATCTCACCTCTCAGTTGTCTTCTTATTTTATTGCACAATCTTAGGTGTGTACCTTAGTTCTTCCACAAGCCAAGACTTATACTCAAGTGCAAGAGCCTCGGTGATGTACACAGTGGTCACCCCCATGCTGAATCCCTTCATCTACAGTCTGAGGAATAAGGATGTAAAGAGAGCTCTGAAAAGACTTTTTGAGAGAGAAATTATAAGCATGCCATTTGTGCTGAGACTAAACAAGTGCCCATGA
- the LOC109678344 gene encoding olfactory receptor 7A17-like gives MEPKNYTKFSVFHLIGFLENPKLQPLVFGLFLSMYLITVLGNLLIIVVTISDPHLHTPMYFFLSNLSFVDICFTSTTIPKMLLNLQTKSKAITYEGCITQTYFFAFFVGLDNFLLAVMAYDRFVAICHPLRYTVIMKPHLCGLLLLLSWITSALNSLLHSLMVVRLSFCTDVEVRDFFCELNQLVHLACSNTFLNNMVMDFAVALLGGGPLIGILYSYSKIVSSIHAISSAQGKYKAFSTCASHLSIVSLFYCTIVGVYLSSIVTPNSHSTAMASVMYSVVTPMLNPFIYSLRNKDINRALKTFLEKEITKSLNILSIRNCCLFYD, from the coding sequence ATGGAACCCAAAAATTATACCAAATTTTCAGTATTTCATCTTATAGGCTTTTTAGAAAATCCGAAACTGCAGCCACTCGTGTTTGGTctgttcctgtccatgtacctgATCACTGTGCTTGGGAACTTGCTCATCATTGTGGTCACAATCTCAGATccccacctgcacacacccatgtacttcttcctctccaacttATCTTTTGTGGACATCTGCTtcacctccaccaccatcccAAAGATGCTGTTGAACCTACAGACAAAGAGCAAGGCAATAACATATGAAGGCTGCATCACTCAGACTTACTTTTTCGCGTTTTTTGTAGGGTTGGACAACTTCCTCCTGGCTGttatggcctatgaccgctttgtggccatctgtcacccctTGCGCTACACTGTCATAATGAAGCCCCATCTCTGTGGGTTGTTGCTGTTGCTGTCCTGGATCACAAGTGCCCTGAATTCCTTGTTACACAGCCTCATGGTTGTGCGGTTGTCCTTCTGCACAGATGTGGAGGTTAGAGATTTCTTCTGTGAACTTAATCAGTTGGTTCACTTAGCCTGTTCGAACACTTTTCTTAATAATATGGTGATGGATTTTGCAGTTGCCTTGCTTGGTGGTGGTCCCCTGATTGGTATCCTTTACTCTTACTCCAAGATAGTTTCCTCCATTCATGCAATTTCATCAGCTCAGGGGAAGTACAAAGCATTTTCCACCTGTGCGTCTCACCTCTCAATTGTCTCCTTATTTTACTGTACTATTGTAGGCGTGTACCTCAGTTCTATTGTGACCCCAAACTCTCACTCAACAGCAATGGCCTCGGTGATGTACAGTGTGGTCACCCCCATGCTGAATCCCTTCATCTACAGTTTAAGGAACAAAGACATCAACAGGGCTCTGAAAACATTTCTTGAGAAAGAAATTACTAAGTCACTCAATATCCTGAGCATAAGGAATTGCTGTTTATTCTATGACTGA